A region of Allocoleopsis franciscana PCC 7113 DNA encodes the following proteins:
- the cobS gene encoding adenosylcobinamide-GDP ribazoletransferase: MRQLTFQQFVCWGCQVGLSFLGAVTFYTTIPLPAGWRLEFQGIARWAPLIGLLIGGLLGIVDAVLQQVGVPILTRSALIVVCWISLTGGLHLDGAMDTADGLAVQDPQRRLEVMVDSATGAFGAIVAVALLLLKTAALTNIEAYRGFALMTAAGWGRWGQVAAIAFYPYLKPTGKGAFHKQAIRTPQDILLGLCLLLGLYGLAIGLDQSSMWIILVMAFGGCAIALMTGAWFHRKLGGHTGDTYGAVVEWTEALFLCLLTTLLTP, from the coding sequence ATGAGGCAATTGACATTTCAACAATTCGTGTGCTGGGGATGTCAAGTTGGGCTTTCTTTTCTGGGTGCTGTTACTTTTTATACCACAATTCCCCTACCCGCCGGCTGGAGGCTAGAATTTCAGGGTATTGCTCGTTGGGCACCCCTAATTGGGTTATTGATTGGCGGACTTTTGGGTATTGTAGACGCTGTTCTGCAACAGGTTGGTGTGCCAATTCTGACACGCAGTGCTTTAATCGTCGTCTGCTGGATTTCACTCACGGGAGGGTTACACCTAGATGGTGCAATGGATACAGCAGATGGCTTAGCGGTTCAAGACCCTCAACGGCGTTTAGAGGTGATGGTGGATAGTGCTACAGGGGCTTTTGGAGCAATAGTGGCTGTAGCCTTATTACTATTAAAAACGGCAGCACTGACCAATATAGAGGCTTACCGAGGGTTCGCGTTGATGACGGCTGCCGGTTGGGGACGCTGGGGACAAGTGGCAGCGATCGCATTTTATCCTTATCTCAAACCGACGGGGAAAGGAGCGTTTCATAAACAGGCGATTCGCACCCCCCAAGATATCCTGCTGGGATTGTGTTTACTGTTGGGTTTATACGGATTGGCGATCGGGCTAGACCAAAGTAGTATGTGGATAATCTTGGTCATGGCTTTTGGGGGATGTGCGATCGCACTGATGACCGGTGCTTGGTTTCACCGCAAGCTAGGAGGACACACGGGCGACACTTACGGAGCCGTCGTAGAATGGACAGAAGCGTTGTTTCTTTGCCTTCTCACAACCCTTCTCACCCCTTAA